In Chroicocephalus ridibundus chromosome 21, bChrRid1.1, whole genome shotgun sequence, the sequence ACCGTCTCTCTGtcgctctctcctgcccctctgggcACAATAAAGGTTTCCTGCATGCAAGTCacgtctccctccctccttgtcgCAAGTTGGGAAGACCGCCGGTGCGGGGgccaagcagcagtgggagggcaAATGCTGTTCCTGagcttcccaggctgggagagggtgggcggtttggggagagggaggctggaggcagcaggcaggggagagagagccTTTTGGTGGGGCTTGCAGGAtgtggggaaagggcagagggcaggagaggggctggcagtgcTTCCTTGCCTGGCCTTCTCCGCCCAGGAGTGGCACCAGCTCTGCCGGGTcccgctgctctgcagaagcaaggcagcagctctgggcacccGCACAGAGGAGGCTGGACGAGAGCCAGCGTTCAAGCCAAGGCTTGGGAAATGGCCGTCAATGCTGGAGAGCAGCGTGTCAGGAAAGGCCCTGGGGGACAGCAAGGTGAGCATGAGTTGGCAAGGTGGCTTGGGGCCAAGGCAGCCAGCGGTGTGTTGGGCTGCATGcggaggagtgtggccagcacgtgAGGGAGGGGATCCTTGCCCTCCTCTCAGCGCTGGCCAGGCCAAATCTGTGGTGCTGTGTGgagcgctgggctccccagcacaggagagatgTGGGGCTACTGGAGAGAGCGCAGCAAAGGGCCACGCAGGtgatgcagggacagggagcaggtcTCTTGTGGggagagcctgagagagctgggactgttcctcTTGGTGCTgaggaggctccaggggtgggaggggtctCTTCGAGGTGCACACGTGCCTGAAGGGAAGGCGTGAAGAAGATGgaggcaggctcttttcagaggtgtccagtgccaggacaagaggcaacaggcaccaGCTGAAACGCAGGAGGTTCCACCTCCAAATCCCAAACCACTCTTTGCACTGTGAGGGTGAGCGAGCAGCGGCAGCGGCTGACCTGGGAGGTTGcgggggtctccatccttgcacgTTTGCCAAAGTCTTCTGGCGATGGTCCcgggcagctggctctgggcgACGCTGCTGGAGGCGGCAGCAGGACAAGATGCCCTGCAAAGGCTCCTGCCACAATAATcaggctgtgatttctgtgatttttttttgtctgggccAGAGAGCTGACCAGCATGGAGTGTGTTGGTGTGTTGTGGCCGTGAGAAGGTGATGAGGaagtggaaggggaaagagaaggtgaaggagcaaagggcaaggagagaggaaggagaatccGAGGgcaaaggaatagaaagaagtagaagcggaggaagaagaagaaggaacgaaaggggaagaaaagaggaaagggaatgggaaggtgatagggaagaggaaggggtagCGGGAGcctcccctttgcttttcctcccaggGCCTTTAGCAGACGTCGGGCAACACAAAGAGGTTGGAGCCACGGCAGGAATTGCTCCTGGCAGGCTCCCGGCCCCTGGGGCAGCCGCACTCAGGCGCAGGGAGGCTGGAGGTCTGCAAACGCCCCAGGGCTGTCTGTGGAAGAGAACGGAGGAGCATGGAGCGTTTTCAGTCTGTGCAggagtggagaaagggaaggaggaggtggaaggggagaaggaagggtgagAAGAAGCGGGAAGGGAACCAAAGGGAACCAAAGGGAACGGGGtagtaaagaggaaaagaaatattgcccTTTGCTTTTTGTCATAGGGCATTTGGCAGAGTCGTAGAGACACAAAGGGGCTGGAGCCATGGCGGGAATTGCTCCTGGCTCAGGCGCAGGGAGGCTGTAGGTCTGCAAACACCCTGGAGCTGCATGTCCTGCAGGACGGGAGCAGCCTGTGTTCAGGCAGGGCCCTTGGAGCGTGTGTGGCCAgagatggcagggctgggggctgtccccaaaggcagctgggcctggctctgctggggctgagagACTGCCCTTGCCCGGCTGGGGGGGAGCACGGGCAGGGCGAGCAcgccctgcagcccaccctgggcCTTGAGAGGGAAAACGCAGAGGCAGGGGTTGGAGGCAGGCTTGTTTTATTGAACGGAGAAAGACAcggaaggcagaggcaggcaggttgTCCCCCCAGGCTTCAAGAGAGCTGCTCCTTCAGGCTTCTGGCAGGCGGTGGTCGTTGCAGAGACAAGCAAGTGCCCGGTGGGACGCTGGTGGAGTTGTGCATGTGGGCACGGGCCAGAGCAAGGCAGAGTGGTGTCATGGAgagcggggcaggagaggagaaaggagagggggcGTGAAGCGGAGGTGGCCCAGAGGCTCTGGGGTCTTTGGGGCTGGGTCTAGCAGGGCCCACAGGTGTCCCAGAGCTTCTTGGTGTAGCGGGGCAAGacgcaagggctgcaggcaggagcagcgtagggtctgccaaaggtgcagaggcctcccgagccccgggtggccccggcaccgtagaggccccccagccccagggagcccccaaaggcgggtgctccggaggagcccaccacggcttgctgggggaaggagctgaggatggggccggggaaggtgaccacgaccgggggcggctggatgaaggccgaggagtcggggcactggcgggcgCACAGCTCGTTGCAGCTCTCAGCGATGGGCTGAGGGACGGCGACGCTGGTTTTTGGTGGGCACAGGTCGTAGCAAGACATCGTTGCTGTGAGAGAGCTGAGCCTGAAAGACACGGCCGCAAGGAGAGGTGTCGTGAGCGAGGGGGAGATGCCCCAGCCGAGCAGTgccctcttcccagagctgccccgcagctggaggggacagagccaccgCCTTGCCCACACCGCCCGCCGCTTGCCCTTTGCCCAGCCAGCCCTACTCAGTGCCCTGCTCTCCGTACCCCTCGCCTTGCCCTCTCTGCGTGCACAGAGGGCACGCAAGGCCTCCCCAAGAGCCTGTGCAGGGCCCGGCTGTGGGTGCCGCAGCCAcggggctccttcctcctcccgccgcggctcAGCGCGCCCTGGCCGTCCAAGGCTGCTGCCAGCGTGGCCGCTGCCGTCAGGGCTCTCCTGGCCAGGGACGCCCCACGccggcccctgccagaggaggcacAGA encodes:
- the LOC134525934 gene encoding scale keratin-like; the protein is MSCYDLCPPKTSVAVPQPIAESCNELCARQCPDSSAFIQPPPVVVTFPGPILSSFPQQAVVGSSGAPAFGGSLGLGGLYGAGATRGSGGLCTFGRPYAAPACSPCVLPRYTKKLWDTCGPC